The following coding sequences lie in one Synechococcus sp. PCC 7336 genomic window:
- a CDS encoding tetratricopeptide repeat protein, whose protein sequence is MALSAIASSRNHLRPTIDMADSNQNRALVLWGTALGFSAGVFAATISIAPQSPLRVRAQSNRPRTTSIADSAKPVIAQADPQPTLPARVPERVVEGYTLLEQGLVDDAILTFRQAIADFPASIEAKLGLAIALRRAGRDRQSWEAYGAVLAQEPDNVLALETVGQLGTFRPEWYEGGLEALDRLIEIAPNRLSARLNRARILSFQQRFEAATADYEVALRLDPTPELQLEAAKAFAFSGQHPRAIALFEQYFAAGRDLAEKDAAIAYALSLQGVERAVEALEVLRPRQADTQVAAVLASILVGLAAQPDAPEEYQSEAIAIYTRLLAIEDLDAEIILAAASFYSTVPERQLQSLELYDRLTALFPGDRSFPIMRLAVESVVLSEAPTSHPLVQQLSPNWMPGFVYQLDLRERLQALVLPDLDIPPERQQPVGQTLVRVDPLDPELLPIFESLQQAEIDLPLIDFRLAQLQIELGDRESARTTIAAAVAEQGDAFADNAELLLAEIDRREGRLDASIQRYERLLARSADPAIRRGATLSLAGANISLNNLERARRLYEQLLAIEPLDLQAEVGLTTVLLAEESLSEREAAEVLDRWLERFPFRIPSPEVFALASGLPSTSARLGLYEGLLAVRPQDFGVQVRLVEALAATDLLAARARLDEFRERVAPESEAARQLSFLAARLLQEAGDLDGAAAAYETIVATDPQDTDALLALAELRQQQGNGAAALALYERIVRSDPDRLEAWLALAELRSEAGDEAGEAEALAAIAQIETNNLEVLFPLADFRREQGELAEALQIYERIVAIEPENIGALQALAGTATELGQIERALLAYETLLTVAPNSTDVLLGFAGLQLQIGDLEESHQLYQQVLALDPTNAAALDAILNILPAQPDAPERFLREAIALYDEQLSQPDPDPAIVRDAALLFATVPDRYSQALQLFDRLIVRFPTNRSYTIQQLALESIVLADAARANPVVQPLAEQWPVGFLYHLNLRDRLQAALALPETEPERQQQIAEVLARIDPPDPDLLEVYQQLLDAQVDVPLLDFRVAQMWVEREKAVAAKAALEIVLARGGIGAAGAELLLAELDRQAGSIEESMQRYETLLNHPDGGVRRGAILGLAGLQVAREDFERARQLYNLALRDNPEDLQAIAGLAAANYLDDALSQPEAEAVLAQWLDRFPFRMPTAEFTRLATALPADLDRLDLYEGLLAFTPANRDLQIHIVAALSQLEPVAARTRLEEFRRQMGTGDGHLAQALHFISAQLHVDRGNLSAAAADYNAILADDPDAVAALLGLAALRREQGDESAALELYERVRAIAPGNLEVWFALADLRQQRGDEAGALQAYAEVLQLDPENVQVRFARADLRRRQGNLAAALEDYEQILAIAPANLPALQSLAGTATELEQFDRALLAYETLQTLAPDSADVLLGLAGLRLRQGALLEAQVLYEQVLAIAPDNETALDALLNVLPLQPNAPESLRQDAFARYEALLAESNVSVETLRKTAKFFSQFPEKQLDALAVFDRLIALSPSDRNLPALRLVTESVLLSRANASNERVQELALDWNPGFLYQLELRDRLRLALRPPLPTEREQQQELAEFLVRLDPPNPQLLAIYQSFERAGLELPLLPFRIAQMQLERGLTDAARQTLTALVADEGDFAESAQLLLLDLELQEGANVLSRQRYETLIANSSNPEVVRGARLSLAGLLAQQGDRPAAIAQYDALLDANPTDLQAEVGLAALSLQEETIELEAAEAILERWFDRFPFRIPPAEAIALLNALPGSGERLPLYEGLLALRPENAGLRVRFIEALAAIDPVAARTRLEDFRRRLSPGDVEMARALNFASAQLSVAEGDLEGAAAIYDSLLTGEPDDIELLLALADVRQQQGNGDAALQIYERIRRLEPENIDALFVLADLKRQQNDLAGAAQVYGELLAIAPDNLPALFALASFRQEQGEFDRALAAYERIVAIEPENIGALQGLAGSLAELGQVDRALVTYDTLLLLAPDSTDVLLGLAGLQLQRGDLLESRRLYNRVLAKDPDNPVALDAVLNILPAQPDAPASFVQDAIALYDDLLSAPNPDPALVRSAAAFFGTLPGQRQTALDLYRDLADRFPEDDSLPVQQLALEAILLRDADSSEPLVTERSRQWPIGFLYQPELQDRLQAALAAAAIADPARQRDVAQLLVRLDPPDPALLATYQEFDSPAVDVPFLAFRIAQMQLELGQNEAARQTLTSAAATRGPDFAASAELLIASLERQVGRADRSIRRYEDIIASEDLESEEIRRAAILNLAGLRAAQNEREAARELYERLLSDNPDDLQAQLGLASLDVVDDRIADVEGEALLDSWFDRFPFREPPPEVYRLVSELSPRVERLDLYSAMLELEPEAFGVQIRRIEALALLDPVAAQAELTALKRQFPADSSEGVALNFLAARLRLEREDFDGALAAYREIVDADARNVGAWLALADLLRQLDDPAAAREAYQRIVRLEPDNVSALFALAELERQEGQLNAAARLLTGVVAAQPENIAAWQALGGVRAEQGQVDRAAAAYETILELDPDNLDAIQGLASKRFEQGQLEDAFQLFEQVLAADPDNEVALEALLDSLPSQPGASDAIRAKAIALYDDILADPTTEADTLREAANFFSRLPAQRDRALELYDRLVQDFPADDTLRVQRLAIESVLLREADSDDPLVQELSEDWEIGFLYQVDLKERLQQVLLPIALIPPEQQLDAAQSVVRLDPPNSELMAFYEILREAEAVDVPFIDFRIAQMQLEEDDTIAARRTLARGKAAFGEDFDANAELLLADIDLKEDREERAIRRYEALLDDRDLELPSVARGAALSLAGLRIKRGERDEARRLYRELLRNDADDLQAEVGLVAVSLIDQLASRAEGEEMLDRWFERFPFREPPPEVYTLVAVLPTDFSRLELYEAMLVIEPDDVNVRLRYIEALARVDPAEARAQLTRLRRTVPPETDEGRAVNTLNNRLQLATDDAIASAADSTPEASGTPGRTRPPLRPAVGPSAPRAIASFGSRSPAVVRTPPPPRLVAAAPPPRGVVDAPPQAAPAPPSPPSQPLPPGSSPAQAPPARATVGELFAFAEARKQVGDFVGAAAAYERIVSLDPNNAGAWFALADARRQLGDVVGAKQAFEVTRSLDPTNPDVYFALGDFLQSLGDFDGALAVYGQLLAIDPSNIDARFVTANAYRRQGRLDLAARTYEEIIELDPNNVNALQALAGVRAELGQTELAVRAYERLIVLQPSAVDPLLALGGIRFSQGRLEEARDLYERALALDPTNDIALSAAQSLFWAQFDREGAEQPVSAYRQLREFEAEDEVLGDPPDTEVLSRLRRIELNFLRRRGFQPRWERF, encoded by the coding sequence ATGGCCCTCTCGGCGATCGCCAGCTCGCGCAATCACTTGAGGCCGACGATCGATATGGCGGACAGCAACCAAAACCGAGCACTGGTCTTGTGGGGCACGGCCTTGGGCTTCTCTGCCGGAGTGTTCGCAGCGACGATCTCGATCGCCCCCCAATCGCCACTGCGGGTCCGGGCTCAAAGCAATCGCCCCAGAACGACATCGATCGCTGACTCAGCCAAGCCGGTCATCGCACAGGCCGATCCCCAACCCACACTGCCCGCCCGAGTCCCCGAACGCGTCGTGGAAGGTTATACCCTGCTCGAACAGGGATTGGTGGACGATGCCATCTTGACTTTTAGACAGGCGATCGCAGACTTTCCCGCCTCGATTGAGGCCAAGTTGGGCTTGGCGATCGCGCTGCGCCGCGCCGGTCGCGATCGCCAGAGTTGGGAGGCTTATGGGGCTGTGCTGGCGCAAGAGCCCGATAATGTGTTGGCTCTGGAGACGGTAGGGCAGTTGGGCACCTTTCGACCGGAATGGTACGAGGGAGGGCTGGAGGCTCTAGATCGGCTGATCGAGATTGCGCCCAATCGGCTCAGTGCCCGCCTCAATCGGGCTCGCATTCTTAGCTTTCAACAACGGTTTGAAGCGGCCACCGCCGACTACGAAGTTGCCCTGCGGCTAGACCCCACCCCCGAACTGCAGTTGGAAGCCGCCAAAGCCTTTGCCTTCTCGGGGCAACACCCTCGGGCGATCGCCCTGTTCGAGCAATACTTCGCGGCTGGTCGCGACCTCGCAGAGAAGGATGCAGCGATCGCCTATGCCTTGTCCCTACAGGGGGTCGAGCGGGCGGTAGAAGCGCTGGAGGTGCTGCGTCCCCGTCAGGCGGATACGCAGGTGGCCGCAGTTTTGGCGTCGATTTTGGTGGGATTGGCCGCACAGCCGGATGCCCCCGAGGAATATCAGTCTGAGGCGATCGCCATTTATACCCGGCTGTTGGCGATCGAGGATCTCGACGCCGAGATTATTTTGGCGGCGGCCAGTTTTTACAGCACGGTGCCCGAGCGGCAATTGCAGTCGCTGGAACTGTACGACCGACTGACGGCACTGTTTCCCGGCGATCGCAGTTTTCCCATCATGCGGCTGGCGGTGGAGAGCGTGGTGCTGAGCGAAGCGCCTACCTCCCATCCACTCGTGCAGCAACTCAGCCCCAATTGGATGCCGGGATTTGTTTACCAGCTCGATTTGCGGGAGCGGCTGCAGGCATTAGTCCTACCCGACTTAGACATCCCCCCCGAGCGACAGCAGCCAGTGGGCCAAACCTTAGTGCGAGTCGATCCCCTCGATCCCGAGCTGCTGCCGATTTTCGAGAGCTTGCAGCAGGCAGAGATCGACCTTCCCTTGATTGATTTCCGCCTTGCCCAATTGCAAATCGAGTTGGGGGATAGAGAGAGTGCGCGGACGACGATCGCAGCGGCTGTGGCAGAGCAGGGGGATGCCTTTGCCGATAATGCAGAACTGCTGCTGGCGGAGATCGATCGCCGCGAGGGTCGCCTCGACGCCAGCATCCAGCGTTACGAACGGCTGCTGGCCCGCAGCGCGGACCCGGCTATTCGTCGGGGCGCTACGTTGAGCTTGGCAGGAGCCAATATCAGTCTCAACAATCTGGAGCGAGCGCGGCGGCTGTACGAACAACTGCTGGCGATCGAGCCGCTGGATTTGCAGGCAGAAGTGGGATTGACGACGGTCTTGCTGGCGGAGGAGTCCCTATCCGAGCGCGAGGCTGCAGAAGTCTTGGATCGTTGGTTGGAGCGCTTCCCCTTTCGAATACCCAGCCCCGAGGTATTTGCCCTCGCGAGCGGTCTCCCCAGCACGAGTGCTCGACTGGGGTTGTATGAAGGGCTGTTGGCGGTGCGGCCCCAGGATTTTGGGGTACAGGTGCGGCTTGTGGAGGCATTGGCCGCGACGGACCTGCTGGCCGCTCGGGCTCGTCTGGACGAGTTTCGCGAGCGGGTTGCGCCAGAGTCTGAGGCGGCGCGACAGTTGAGTTTTCTGGCGGCTCGGTTGCTGCAAGAGGCAGGAGATTTAGACGGAGCAGCAGCGGCATACGAGACAATTGTGGCTACCGATCCGCAGGATACCGATGCGTTGCTGGCCTTAGCCGAGCTGCGCCAACAGCAGGGGAATGGGGCAGCGGCTCTGGCGCTGTACGAGCGCATTGTTCGGAGCGATCCCGATCGCCTAGAGGCTTGGCTAGCCTTGGCCGAGCTGCGAAGCGAAGCAGGAGATGAGGCAGGGGAGGCGGAGGCGCTGGCGGCGATCGCCCAGATTGAAACCAACAACCTAGAGGTGCTGTTTCCCCTAGCAGATTTTCGGCGAGAGCAGGGGGAGTTGGCCGAGGCGCTGCAGATTTACGAACGCATTGTGGCGATCGAGCCCGAGAATATTGGGGCGCTGCAAGCTCTGGCGGGAACTGCGACGGAATTGGGGCAGATCGAGCGGGCTTTGTTGGCCTACGAAACGCTGCTGACAGTGGCCCCCAATTCGACAGACGTGCTGCTGGGTTTCGCAGGCTTGCAGTTACAGATCGGAGATTTGGAGGAATCCCACCAGCTCTACCAGCAGGTCTTAGCCCTCGACCCCACTAATGCAGCGGCCCTCGATGCCATTCTCAATATTCTGCCCGCCCAACCGGACGCCCCAGAACGGTTCTTGCGGGAGGCGATCGCTCTCTACGACGAGCAGTTGAGTCAGCCCGACCCCGACCCCGCCATCGTCCGGGATGCCGCCCTCCTCTTTGCCACCGTGCCCGATCGCTATTCGCAAGCACTGCAACTGTTCGACCGGTTAATTGTGCGCTTTCCCACCAACCGCAGCTATACCATCCAGCAACTCGCCCTCGAAAGCATCGTGCTGGCCGATGCCGCTCGGGCCAACCCCGTCGTGCAGCCCCTAGCCGAACAGTGGCCCGTGGGATTTTTGTATCACCTCAACCTACGCGATCGCCTGCAAGCGGCCCTAGCTCTGCCGGAAACCGAGCCCGAGCGACAACAGCAAATTGCAGAAGTCTTGGCCCGAATCGATCCCCCCGATCCAGACCTATTAGAGGTTTATCAACAATTGTTGGATGCACAGGTAGACGTTCCTTTGTTGGACTTTCGGGTAGCCCAGATGTGGGTGGAACGGGAGAAGGCAGTGGCGGCGAAGGCAGCTTTGGAGATAGTCCTGGCGCGGGGAGGCATTGGGGCAGCAGGAGCGGAATTGCTGCTGGCGGAACTGGACCGTCAGGCGGGCTCGATTGAGGAGAGTATGCAGCGGTACGAAACGCTGCTCAACCATCCCGATGGAGGGGTACGGCGAGGGGCGATCCTGGGTTTGGCGGGATTGCAGGTGGCCCGGGAGGATTTCGAGCGGGCGCGGCAACTGTACAACTTGGCACTGCGGGACAATCCTGAAGACCTACAGGCGATCGCGGGCTTGGCTGCCGCCAATTATTTAGACGACGCCCTCTCTCAGCCAGAAGCCGAAGCCGTTCTGGCGCAGTGGCTCGATCGCTTTCCCTTCCGCATGCCCACAGCCGAATTCACTCGCCTCGCCACTGCCCTACCCGCCGATTTAGATCGCTTGGACCTATACGAGGGTCTATTGGCCTTCACCCCTGCCAATCGGGACCTCCAGATTCACATTGTGGCTGCCCTCTCCCAGCTCGAACCAGTGGCTGCCCGCACCCGCTTGGAAGAGTTTCGCCGTCAGATGGGGACTGGCGATGGGCACTTGGCCCAGGCGTTGCATTTTATCAGTGCCCAACTGCATGTGGATCGTGGGAATTTGTCAGCAGCGGCGGCAGATTACAACGCCATCTTGGCCGACGACCCCGATGCCGTGGCTGCCCTCTTGGGCTTGGCAGCCCTGAGACGGGAGCAGGGGGACGAGTCGGCAGCACTGGAGCTTTACGAGCGGGTGCGGGCGATCGCCCCCGGCAATCTAGAAGTGTGGTTCGCTCTGGCGGATTTGCGCCAGCAGCGGGGGGATGAGGCTGGGGCGCTACAAGCTTATGCCGAGGTCTTGCAGCTCGATCCCGAGAATGTGCAGGTGCGGTTTGCGCGGGCAGATTTGCGCCGACGGCAGGGGAATCTGGCGGCGGCACTGGAGGATTACGAACAGATTTTGGCGATCGCTCCTGCCAATCTTCCCGCCCTACAATCGCTGGCGGGCACTGCCACAGAACTGGAGCAGTTCGATCGCGCTTTACTGGCCTACGAAACCCTGCAAACCTTAGCTCCCGATTCTGCTGACGTGCTGTTGGGCTTGGCGGGGTTGCGACTGCGGCAGGGGGCTTTGTTAGAGGCGCAGGTGCTCTACGAACAGGTGCTGGCGATCGCCCCCGATAACGAAACCGCCCTCGACGCCCTTCTGAATGTCTTGCCGCTTCAGCCCAATGCCCCCGAGAGCCTGCGCCAAGATGCCTTTGCCCGCTACGAGGCGCTGCTGGCAGAATCCAATGTATCGGTCGAAACCCTCCGCAAGACCGCCAAATTCTTCAGTCAATTTCCCGAAAAACAACTGGACGCCCTAGCCGTCTTCGATCGCCTCATCGCCCTTTCCCCCAGCGATCGCAATTTACCCGCCTTGCGGCTGGTGACGGAAAGTGTGCTGCTGAGTCGGGCGAATGCCTCGAACGAGCGGGTGCAAGAACTTGCCCTCGACTGGAATCCGGGCTTTCTCTATCAACTGGAGTTGCGCGATCGCCTGCGGCTGGCCCTGCGTCCTCCTCTGCCGACCGAACGGGAACAGCAGCAGGAATTGGCAGAATTCCTAGTCCGTCTCGATCCCCCTAACCCGCAGCTCTTGGCGATTTATCAGAGCTTCGAGCGGGCGGGGCTGGAACTGCCGCTGCTGCCCTTCCGCATTGCCCAAATGCAGTTGGAACGAGGACTGACGGATGCTGCTCGGCAGACGCTGACCGCACTGGTGGCCGACGAGGGCGATTTCGCCGAGAGTGCTCAATTGTTGTTGCTCGATCTAGAGTTGCAGGAGGGGGCCAATGTGCTGAGTCGGCAGCGCTACGAAACCCTGATTGCCAATAGCTCTAACCCCGAAGTGGTGCGGGGGGCGCGGCTCAGCTTAGCTGGGTTGCTGGCGCAGCAAGGCGATCGTCCCGCAGCCATCGCACAGTACGATGCTTTGCTGGATGCGAACCCCACCGACTTGCAGGCAGAAGTGGGGCTGGCAGCACTGTCTCTCCAAGAAGAGACGATCGAGCTCGAAGCTGCAGAAGCCATCTTGGAGCGCTGGTTCGATCGCTTCCCGTTCCGCATCCCGCCCGCCGAGGCGATCGCTTTACTCAATGCTCTCCCCGGCAGTGGGGAGCGCTTGCCCCTGTATGAAGGATTATTGGCCTTACGGCCAGAGAATGCCGGTTTGCGGGTGCGCTTTATCGAGGCTTTGGCAGCAATCGATCCAGTGGCCGCCCGCACGCGCCTAGAAGACTTCCGCCGTCGCCTGTCTCCAGGGGATGTAGAGATGGCGCGGGCCCTCAATTTCGCCAGCGCTCAGTTGAGTGTGGCGGAAGGGGATCTGGAGGGGGCGGCGGCGATCTATGACAGTCTATTGACGGGCGAGCCCGACGATATCGAGCTGCTGTTGGCGCTGGCAGACGTGCGGCAGCAGCAGGGGAACGGGGATGCTGCCCTGCAGATTTACGAGCGCATCCGCCGCCTCGAACCCGAGAATATCGATGCCTTGTTCGTGCTGGCGGATTTAAAACGACAGCAGAATGACTTGGCAGGAGCAGCGCAGGTGTATGGGGAGTTGTTGGCGATCGCCCCCGACAACCTCCCGGCCCTGTTTGCACTCGCCAGTTTCCGGCAAGAGCAAGGGGAGTTCGATCGCGCTCTAGCCGCTTACGAGCGCATTGTGGCGATCGAGCCGGAAAATATCGGCGCGCTCCAGGGGCTAGCAGGCAGCTTGGCCGAATTGGGGCAAGTCGATCGCGCCCTGGTCACCTACGACACCCTGCTGCTACTCGCCCCCGACTCCACCGACGTGCTGCTGGGTCTGGCAGGATTGCAACTGCAACGGGGGGATTTGCTAGAGTCGCGACGGCTTTACAATCGCGTGCTGGCAAAAGATCCCGACAATCCTGTCGCCCTCGACGCCGTCCTCAACATCCTGCCCGCCCAACCGGATGCCCCCGCCAGCTTCGTGCAAGACGCGATCGCCCTCTACGACGACCTGTTGAGCGCCCCCAATCCCGACCCAGCTTTAGTCCGATCGGCCGCGGCGTTCTTCGGCACCCTACCCGGGCAGCGGCAAACCGCTCTGGATTTGTATCGCGATCTGGCCGATCGCTTTCCAGAAGATGACAGTTTGCCGGTACAGCAATTAGCTCTAGAAGCCATTCTGCTGCGGGATGCCGACAGCAGCGAGCCCCTTGTTACAGAACGGTCCCGCCAGTGGCCGATTGGTTTCCTCTACCAGCCCGAATTGCAAGACCGCCTGCAGGCAGCATTGGCGGCAGCGGCGATCGCCGATCCGGCCCGCCAGCGGGATGTAGCCCAACTCTTGGTCCGTCTCGATCCCCCCGATCCAGCCCTCCTCGCCACCTACCAGGAGTTCGACAGCCCCGCAGTGGACGTGCCGTTCTTGGCCTTCCGCATTGCCCAAATGCAACTGGAGTTGGGCCAAAACGAAGCCGCCCGCCAAACCCTCACCAGTGCCGCTGCCACCCGAGGGCCGGATTTTGCCGCCAGTGCGGAATTGCTGATCGCCTCTCTAGAACGGCAGGTGGGGCGAGCAGACCGCAGCATTCGCCGCTATGAAGACATCATTGCCAGCGAAGACCTGGAGAGTGAGGAGATTCGGCGGGCAGCGATTCTGAATTTGGCTGGCTTGAGAGCCGCTCAGAACGAGCGGGAGGCAGCTCGCGAGCTCTACGAGCGCCTCCTATCCGACAATCCCGACGACCTGCAGGCCCAGCTGGGCTTGGCTTCCCTCGACGTGGTGGACGATCGCATTGCCGATGTGGAGGGGGAAGCCCTACTCGATAGCTGGTTCGATCGGTTCCCTTTCCGGGAGCCCCCACCAGAGGTCTATCGACTGGTGTCCGAGCTATCCCCCAGAGTGGAGCGGTTGGATTTGTACAGCGCCATGCTCGAGCTCGAACCAGAAGCCTTTGGCGTTCAGATTCGCCGAATTGAAGCTCTCGCCTTACTCGATCCGGTGGCGGCGCAAGCGGAGTTGACGGCATTGAAGCGTCAATTCCCTGCCGACTCTTCTGAAGGGGTGGCGCTGAATTTTCTCGCCGCCCGCCTGCGCTTGGAGCGAGAGGACTTTGACGGCGCACTGGCGGCCTATCGAGAGATTGTCGATGCCGATGCGCGCAACGTTGGTGCTTGGCTGGCGCTGGCAGATTTGCTGCGGCAATTGGACGATCCCGCCGCCGCTCGCGAGGCTTACCAGCGCATCGTCCGCCTGGAACCGGATAATGTCTCTGCCCTGTTTGCTCTAGCGGAGTTGGAGCGGCAAGAGGGGCAACTCAACGCCGCCGCTCGTCTACTGACCGGGGTTGTAGCAGCCCAGCCCGAGAATATCGCAGCATGGCAAGCCTTGGGAGGCGTGCGCGCCGAACAGGGACAAGTCGATCGCGCTGCCGCCGCCTACGAAACCATCTTGGAGCTCGATCCCGATAACCTCGACGCGATCCAGGGGCTCGCCAGCAAGCGCTTCGAGCAAGGGCAATTGGAAGACGCCTTCCAACTGTTCGAGCAGGTGTTGGCTGCCGATCCCGATAATGAAGTGGCGCTGGAGGCGTTACTCGACAGCCTGCCCAGCCAACCCGGGGCCTCCGATGCCATCCGAGCAAAAGCGATCGCCCTCTACGACGACATTTTGGCGGACCCCACCACCGAGGCCGATACCCTGCGGGAGGCGGCCAATTTCTTCAGTCGCCTGCCCGCACAGCGCGATCGCGCCTTAGAGCTTTACGACCGGCTCGTACAGGACTTCCCCGCCGACGACACACTGCGGGTACAGCGACTGGCGATCGAAAGCGTCTTGCTGCGGGAGGCCGATAGTGACGATCCGCTGGTGCAGGAGCTGTCCGAGGATTGGGAAATCGGCTTCCTCTATCAGGTGGACCTGAAGGAGCGGCTGCAACAGGTGCTCTTGCCCATTGCCCTGATTCCCCCCGAACAACAGCTAGATGCCGCTCAGTCTGTGGTCCGCCTCGATCCCCCCAACTCCGAACTGATGGCCTTCTACGAAATCCTGCGGGAGGCTGAGGCGGTGGATGTGCCCTTCATCGACTTCCGCATTGCTCAAATGCAGTTGGAAGAGGACGACACGATCGCCGCTCGCAGAACCCTAGCCCGAGGAAAAGCCGCCTTTGGAGAAGACTTCGATGCCAACGCCGAGCTGTTACTGGCGGATATCGATCTGAAGGAGGACCGCGAAGAGCGGGCCATCCGCCGCTACGAAGCTCTACTGGACGATCGGGATCTGGAGTTACCCTCGGTGGCGCGCGGGGCCGCCCTCAGTCTGGCCGGACTGCGCATCAAACGGGGCGAGCGCGACGAAGCCCGCCGCCTCTACCGCGAGCTATTGCGCAACGATGCCGACGACCTGCAGGCCGAAGTGGGCCTCGTCGCGGTGTCCCTAATTGACCAACTGGCCTCGCGCGCCGAGGGAGAAGAGATGCTCGATCGCTGGTTCGAGCGCTTCCCCTTTCGCGAGCCCCCCCCCGAGGTGTATACCTTGGTGGCCGTGCTGCCCACCGATTTCTCCCGCTTGGAACTGTACGAGGCCATGCTGGTCATCGAGCCGGACGATGTGAATGTGCGGCTGCGCTACATCGAAGCCCTTGCCCGAGTGGACCCGGCAGAGGCTCGCGCGCAACTAACCCGATTGCGTCGAACAGTTCCACCCGAGACTGATGAAGGTCGTGCGGTCAACACCCTTAACAATCGTCTCCAACTCGCGACAGACGACGCGATCGCCTCAGCAGCAGACTCCACTCCAGAAGCATCTGGGACCCCTGGCCGCACTCGCCCCCCTCTACGTCCCGCTGTTGGCCCCTCGGCTCCGCGTGCGATCGCCTCTTTTGGCTCGCGATCTCCCGCTGTCGTGCGAACGCCGCCGCCACCGAGGCTGGTTGCCGCCGCGCCTCCTCCCCGAGGAGTGGTGGATGCTCCGCCGCAGGCCGCTCCCGCGCCGCCATCTCCGCCTTCCCAACCCTTACCCCCCGGCTCTTCTCCGGCTCAAGCCCCGCCTGCTAGGGCCACAGTTGGAGAGTTATTCGCGTTTGCCGAAGCCCGCAAGCAAGTGGGAGATTTTGTGGGAGCTGCTGCTGCCTACGAACGAATTGTCAGTCTCGATCCCAATAACGCTGGGGCTTGGTTTGCCTTGGCCGATGCCCGTCGCCAGCTTGGCGATGTGGTGGGGGCAAAGCAGGCATTTGAAGTGACTCGCTCCCTCGACCCCACCAATCCAGATGTGTACTTTGCGCTGGGGGATTTTCTCCAGTCTTTGGGGGATTTTGATGGGGCGTTGGCGGTCTACGGACAACTGCTGGCGATCGATCCGAGCAATATTGATGCGCGGTTTGTGACGGCGAATGCCTATCGGAGGCAGGGACGACTGGATTTGGCGGCTCGCACCTACGAGGAGATTATCGAGCTCGACCCCAATAATGTGAATGCTTTG
- the rodA gene encoding rod shape-determining protein RodA has product MMSFLGSRHWLNWKQWRKDWKDFDGILLLTVMALNAIGILAIYSTRQDSSFWLQQAIMSCLCLVLALFVARIDYQIWLKWHWFVYGICVALLVAVIFVGVTGGGAARWINLVGFKVQPSEFAKLSVILTAAAVLHRWPIRYFSQIGLVALAIAPPWLLIFLQPDLGTALIFIAIAIGMLYWGGARFSWLLLLSSPAIAAIFYGIYANTEAKWMLWGWLGWVALVCVLAAWHLPWRRFGAFAFTVLNLLAGVLGQIAWGILKPYQRQRLLIFMDPSQDPLGAGYHLIQSRIAIGAGGLWGRGIAQGTQTQLDFIPEQHTDFIFAAIGEELGFIGAIAVLSLIWIVCFRLILIAQNAKDDFGALVAIGVFSMILFQSMVNIGMTIGLMPITGLPLPFVSYGRSALLTNYLALGIVESIAKHRQRSSFFT; this is encoded by the coding sequence GTCGCCATTGGCTGAATTGGAAACAGTGGCGTAAAGATTGGAAAGACTTTGACGGCATTTTGCTGCTGACGGTAATGGCCCTCAATGCCATCGGCATCTTGGCCATTTACAGCACTCGGCAAGACAGTTCCTTTTGGTTGCAGCAGGCCATCATGTCCTGCCTCTGTCTGGTCCTAGCGTTATTTGTGGCGCGGATTGACTATCAGATTTGGCTGAAATGGCATTGGTTTGTCTACGGGATTTGCGTTGCTCTACTGGTGGCTGTGATTTTTGTCGGCGTAACGGGGGGAGGGGCAGCTCGGTGGATTAATCTTGTCGGTTTTAAGGTGCAGCCCTCGGAGTTTGCCAAGCTGAGTGTCATTTTGACGGCAGCGGCAGTGCTGCATCGCTGGCCGATTAGGTACTTCAGTCAAATTGGCTTAGTGGCTTTGGCGATCGCCCCCCCCTGGCTGCTCATCTTCTTGCAGCCGGATTTGGGCACAGCTCTGATCTTTATCGCCATTGCGATCGGGATGTTGTATTGGGGGGGGGCTCGGTTCAGTTGGCTGCTGCTACTGAGCTCTCCCGCGATCGCCGCTATTTTCTACGGCATCTATGCCAATACCGAGGCGAAGTGGATGCTGTGGGGGTGGCTGGGTTGGGTCGCACTGGTATGCGTTTTGGCTGCTTGGCACTTGCCTTGGCGTCGATTTGGCGCGTTTGCGTTTACCGTGCTCAATCTTTTGGCAGGGGTATTGGGCCAAATTGCTTGGGGAATTCTCAAGCCCTATCAGCGGCAGCGCCTACTCATTTTTATGGACCCCAGCCAAGATCCGTTAGGGGCAGGCTATCACCTGATTCAATCGAGAATTGCCATTGGCGCGGGTGGGCTGTGGGGACGCGGGATCGCGCAAGGCACCCAAACTCAGTTAGATTTTATCCCCGAACAGCATACAGACTTTATTTTTGCAGCGATCGGCGAAGAGCTGGGATTTATCGGGGCGATCGCCGTATTGAGCTTGATTTGGATCGTCTGTTTTCGCTTGATTTTGATTGCCCAAAACGCTAAAGACGATTTCGGCGCGCTGGTGGCGATCGGTGTTTTTAGCATGATCCTGTTTCAGTCAATGGTCAATATCGGCATGACCATCGGCTTGATGCCCATTACCGGCTTGCCGCTGCCGTTTGTCAGTTATGGGCGATCGGCCCTATTGACCAACTACCTGGCGTTAGGCATTGTCGAATCGATCGCCAAGCACCGACAGCGCTCGTCTTTTTTTACCTAA